The DNA window GCCCCTGTTCTTTCTGGACTATTTCGCGACCGGGAAGTTATCCGTGTCGAAAGCTCAGGATGTGGTCGCCGGCATCGCCGAGGGTTGTCGTCAAGCCGGGTGCGCCTTGATCGGCGGAGAAACTGCCGAAATGCCGTCATTCTATCCTGAGGGGGAGTATGACCTGGCGGGGTTTGCTGTCGGGGCGGTCGATCGCCAGAAACTCATCGATGGTCGACACATTGTATCCGGCGATGCAGTCATAGGCTTGGCTTCTTCTGGGCTTCATAGTAACGGGTACTCACTGGCCCGGCGCGTATTGTTTGAACAAGCCAGGCTGACGGTTGACAGCCGACTTTCTGGGCTTGATGGGCCCATCGGCGAGGTGCTCCTGACACCCACCAGAATTTATGCGAGGCAGATTTTGGCGCTCGTCGAGCAATTTCCGATCAAGGGCATCGCGCATATTACCGGAGGCGGCATTACGGAGAATTTGCCACGCGTGTTTCCTAAGGGTGTGCGGGCGAGGATCACTCGATCAGCCTGGTCAGTGCCTCCGATCTTCGACGTGATAGGCCGTCTTGGACAGGTCGATCGGGAAGAAATGTACCGGGTTTTTAATATGGGCATTGGGTTGATTCTCGTGGTACCGCCTGATGCATTGTCCGGAGTGCTGGCTCGCGCCACAGCCTTGGGCGACCGAGGCTGGCAGATCGGTGAAATCGTTTCCTCCACCGGGGAGGAGCCGGAAGTCGAATATGTCGATTAGCCGAACGACTCCATTGCGAGTGGCGGTACTGGCATCAGGTCGAGGCTCAAACCTGCAAGCCATCGTCGATGCGATCGAAGCGGGTCAGGTACGGGCTCA is part of the Nitrospira sp. genome and encodes:
- the purM gene encoding phosphoribosylformylglycinamidine cyclo-ligase, yielding MTTYRDAGVDIDAGDELVDRIKPLVRSTFRPEVLTDVGGFGGLFGFQAGKYKEPVLVSGTDGVGTKLKIAFLMDRHDTVGIDLVAMCVNDIAVSGAEPLFFLDYFATGKLSVSKAQDVVAGIAEGCRQAGCALIGGETAEMPSFYPEGEYDLAGFAVGAVDRQKLIDGRHIVSGDAVIGLASSGLHSNGYSLARRVLFEQARLTVDSRLSGLDGPIGEVLLTPTRIYARQILALVEQFPIKGIAHITGGGITENLPRVFPKGVRARITRSAWSVPPIFDVIGRLGQVDREEMYRVFNMGIGLILVVPPDALSGVLARATALGDRGWQIGEIVSSTGEEPEVEYVD